The genome window GCCCGAACCCAGCGCAGAAGAGCCAAAGCTGCCGTTGGCGTTAGCCAGCGTGCCAGATGCCGTCGAAAGGAAGCTGCCGGTCGCTGTCGCACCCGTTCCGACCGCGGACGAGCCAAAGCTGCCGCTAGCGTTCGAGTCCGTGCCAACCGCCGTTGAATTGACGGCGAGGTTGGCCTTAGCGTTGGTACCGAGCGCCGTCGAACGGAAGCTCGGAGCCGCTTTTGTGCCGGCCTGAGCGCCATTGCCAAATGCGGAGTTCTTCGAATCCCCGAAGAAGCCCCAGGCGGAAGAACCGTCACCGACCGCCGTGCCACCCTTGTTCGCCAGAGCGCCGGCGCCGATCGCAACGGAGCCTTGTGCTTGCGCGCCCGTGCCGATCGCGATCGCGTTGGCGCCGGGTCCGGCCGTAGCCCCGTTACCTAGAGCAATGCCGTTTTGACCTGTCGCCTTCGAGCCAACACCCCCGGCGAAAGAATTGTCGCCGGTCGCCGAGTTGCCCGTGCCGACCGCGGTGCCCTTGTCGCCGGTGACCAGATTGCCAGAGCCGAAGGCTTGGGCCTTGTCGGCAGCCACGAAGTTGCCGTTGCCGACCGCCGTGGACTTGTCGCCGAGCACGAGGTTCTTGGAGCCGGTCGCGGTCGAGCCGTCGCCGGACACGCCATTGACCGCGCCGAAGGCGCTGGAGTTGTCGCCGAACACGCCATTGACGGTGCCAAAGGCGTTGGAGTTGTCGCCGAAGACCGCGTTGGTGTTGCCGACGCTGGTGGACTTGTCGCCGACGATCAGGTTCTTGGAGCCGGTCGCGGTGGAGCCATCGCCGAAGACCGCGTTGGTGGTGCCCACGCTGGTCGACTTGTCTCCGATCACGAGGTTCTTCGAGCCGGTCGCGGTGGAGCCGTCGCCAATGACGCCGTTGATGGTGCCGAAGGCGTTGGAGCCGTCGCCGATGACGCCGTTGATGGTGCCGACCGCGTTCGAGCCGTCGCCGATGACGCCGTTGATCGTGCCGATGGCGTTCGACCCATCGCCGAGAACGCCGTTCAGCGTGCCGATGGCGTGCGAGCCGTCGCCACCCACGAAGTTAAATGCGCCAATGGCCGCGGAATTGTCTCCGAAAACGCCGTTCACCGTGCCGAATGCGCTGGAGTTGTCGCCGAAGACCGCATTGGTGTTGCCGACGCTGGTCGACTTGTCGCCGACGATCAGGTTCTTGGAGCCGAAGGCGCTGGAGCCGTCGCCGAAGACCGCGTTGGCGGCGCCGACGCTGGTCGACTTGTCGCCGACGATGAGGTTCTTGGAGCCGAAGGCGCTGGAGCTGTCGCCGAAGACCGCGTTGGCGGCGCCAACGCTGGTCGACTTGTCGCCGACGATCAGGTTCTTGGAGCCGAACGCGCTGGAGCTGTCGCCGAACACGCCGTTGGTGTTGCCGACGCTGGTCGACTTGTCGCCGATGATGAGGTTCTTGGAGCCGAACGCGCTGGAGCCGTCGCCAAACACGCCGTTGATCGTGCCGAAGGCGTTGGAGCCGTCGCCGATCACGAGGTTGAGCGTGCCGATGGCGTTCGAACCGATGCCGACCACGCCGTTGAGCGTGCCGATGGCGTTCGAGCCGATGCCGATCACGCCGTTGAGCGTGCCGATGGCGTTCGAGCCGATGCCGAGCACGCCGTTGAGCGTGCCGATGGCGTTCGAGCCGGGACCGAACGCGGCGTTGAGATTGCCGCAGGCAAACGCGAGGGGCCCGGCGATGGAGGGCGATCCGGGGCAGACTAAGGCGCTCGCCGACGTCGGCGCGAATGCCGCGCCCATCGCGATGGCGGCGGAACCGCCCATCAGCACGCGACGAAATGCGAGGGAACCGTTTTTGGGTTTGATGAGTTTCTGAGACAGTTTGGTCATGGTCAGTTCCCATTCCTAAGGACTGCGAAGAGCACCGAACCGCGAATTTGCCGAGCGCGGTGACAAGTGGTCGCGATGAATAAAATTTGGACGGGCATGCACAGTCAACGATGAACGGCGCCTTTAGCGCTCGGTTTGGCCACATTTCCGGCAGCTGTGATAAATAGGAAACAGTGCCGAGGACCTGCGTAAAGGCGCAACAAGCGCGCCGTCTAATCTCAAATAATTGAAGTTCCCCGAGTAATCGGTTCGCCTCGAGACCGCCTCCGTAAACTTACGTAGGTCGTTTGCTTGGGAAGGCGTCGCCCCTCCAAATATCGTTCGCGGGGCGACTCGGGAGTTCGAACGCCGAGACGGCGCGATGCTCGAGGATGAGCGGAGGCGAATCTCGCCACGTTGCAAATTGGCCGGGCCAAGTGGAGAATGAAACTCCTTGGGCTCCGGAAACTTGCTTATGACGACTCACTTCGGGACGGCCGTGCAGGCGGCGATCGCGCGCAACGCCGCCTCCTACGACGATCTTCCTTATGTCTCGCATCCCTTTCCGCAGACGCATCCGGCGCGGCTTGGCGCGGTCGCCCGCATCTTCAAGCTGACGGCCCCCGATCTCTCCCGCGCCCGGGTTTTGGAGCTTGGATGCGCGGCCGGGGGCAATCTCATTCCGCTCGCGGCCCGTCACCCGGACGCCTATTTTCTCGGCGTCGACCTGTCGCAGCGGCAGATCGAGGAGGGCCAGCAGCGAATCGCCGCCCTCGGACTGTCCAACGTCAATCTACGCCGCCAGAGCCTGACCGACCTTCGGTCCAAGGACGGCGGCTTCGACTATATTATATGTCACGGCGTCTACAGCTGGGTGCCCGAGCAGGTGCGCGACGCTATTCTGCGGATCGCGCGAGAAAATCTCGCGCCGCACGGGGTCGCCTTTGTCAGCTACAATGTTCAGCCCGGATGGCGGCTGCGGCAGACCTTGCGCGACGCGCTGGGGCTGCACGTCGGGCCGCATGGCTCGCTGCGCGAGCGCGTCGCCCGCGCCCGCGAAATGCTGTCCTTTCTGGAGCAGAACACGCCGGCGGAGACGACCTGGGGCGCTATTTTCCGGGCCGAAGCCGCCAATTTGCGCATGGCCGACGACTCCTACATCGGCCACGAATTTCTCGAAGACTGCAACGAGCCGTGCAGTTTCTCCGAGTTCATGGCGAGCGCCGGGGGCCACGGACTGGCCTATCTCGGCGAGGCGGCCCTTTCGACCATGATGCCCGAGAATATGAATCCGGCCGCGGCGCCCTTGCTGCGCGCGCTGGCGGGCGACAATCAGGTGTCGCTCGAACAGCATATGGACATTTTCACCGGCCGGACCTTCCGCCAGAGCCTGCTCATCCACAAGGAGCGGGAGAGTAAATGCGTCCGCAAGATTATGCCCGACGCGCTCGCGGGCCTGCACTTTCTGGCGCGGACGGACTTCGGCTTTTCGCGCGAAGAGGGGGGCAACGCCTTTTTCGCGGACGGCACCGGCGCCTGGTTTTCCACACAGGATCCGGGCGTGCGCAAGGCCATGGACGCGCTTGCCGCGCGGCTGCCGGATTCGAGTTCGATCGACGAGATCGTCGCAGCGATGGAGGTGCGCGGCGCCTCCGTCGACGAGGCGACGCGATCCAGAATCGCCGACGCGTTTATGCGCATGACGCTCGTCGGCCTTTTGACGGGCTCGACGGAACCCATGCGGATCGCTCGCGCGCTTTCAGCAAAGCCTCTCGCCTGCCCCATGCTGCGGGCCGACGCGGCCGCCGGCGTCTTGCACTCGGCTAATCTGCGCCATGAGCCGATTCGGCTCGATATCGTCGCCCAGTTGGTGACGCCGCTGCTCGACGGCGGCAACGACCGTGACGCCCTGATCGCCTCGACGATCGCCGCGGCGGACGCCGGCCGCGTGACCTTTCAGCGCGCCGGTCAGACAGTGGTCGATCCGGCCGATATCGCCGTCTGCGCCGCCGAGCACGTCGATCGCGTGCTCGGCCACCTGCAGAGCAACGCCTGCCTCCTCGCCTGAGGTGCGGCTCCAAGGGAGGGGATCCGCCGGGCCGCGACGGCGTTATCCCATGGAGCGGCGAGCGGCCATCTCCGATTGTTCCGGTGAGGCGGCGCTCTCCGCCTGATCGTCCGAGAGCAGCGTCGCGATCCAGCGGACGCTCGGAAAGTGCTGACAGAGGATGATCAGCGCCGATGTCAGCGGAACGGCGATAAAGGCGCCGGCGATTCCCCAGATCCAGGTCCAAACCGAAAGTGAAACGAGGATCGCCATCGGCGTCAGCGATAGGCGCTGGCCCTGAAGCATCGGCGTGACGACATTGCTGATCACGATTTGGATCGCCGAAAAGCCCAGGAATGTAATCGCCGCCATCGTCCAGCCATCGTATTGCATGATCGCATAGAGCGTTGGCGGCAAAATGCCGATGATATTGCCGATCACCGGAATATAGTTGAGCAGAAAGTTCAGCAGCGCCCACACCATCGCCAGGTCCAGGCCGAGAACCAGCGACCAGACCAGAGTCGCCACGCCGGTGATCGTGCTGGTCAGGGTGGCCACCCAGAGATACTGGCGGATCTTCACCGCGGTCGAGTCGACGGCGTCGACGAGTTCGCGTCTTTCGCGCCCGCCGAGTTGCTGTCCGATCTTCTTTCGCAGAAGCGTGACTTCGGGAAGGCCGAAGGCGACGAGCACGCCAATCACGCCGATATAGGCGATGACGTTATAGACGCTCGTGAGGGCCTTCTGCGCCAGATCGATCATTCGACTGTAGCCGCCGAATCCGCCGAGCGAGCCGCCCCAGCTCTGCACCCAACCGGACATTCTGTCATAGAGCTGCTGCAGCTTTTCAGAATTTTCGCCGAACGCCTGCCCGATCTGTGCGACGGAAAAGGAAATGGCGCCGGCGAACGCCGCGAGCACGGCCAGCAACACCAGAATCGTGCCGATGTTGCTAAGCGTCTCCGGCACGTAGCGCTGAAGCCATGGCTTGACCGGCCACACCGCGGCGATGACGACGGAGGCGGCGGCGAGCGGCATCGTCACCGGGTAGGTTTGTCTCAACGCGAAGGCGACGATGAAGAAGGCGACGATCGCCAGCAGTCTCGTCTGCGTGGCCTGTTGTGCTTGCTGCGACTGATCCATTCCGCTCTCCAGAGGCTCATGCAAAGCAAAGCGGCTGACAAGGACGCGCCTAGCCGCTGTGAAACAGACCGCCAGTTCTGGCGGGCGCCGGCGCCTGCTCGCGTCGTTGCTTGCGCGGCGCTGGAGCCTCTTTGGGAGCCGGCCAGCCTTCGCGCTGTCGTCCGCGCTCGCCGTCGGTTTCCTCGGTCTGATCGTGGAAGAGGATCTGATAGGTGGGGAACGGCATGTCGACGCCGGCCGCCGTCAAAGCGGGCGCAATGGCGCGATAGACTTCGTCGGTCGATTCGACGACCTCGCGCATGATCGTCGGCTGGATCCAGTAGCGGACCTCCAGATTGACGCCGAAATCGCCAAGGCCTTGAAAGAGCACGGCCGGCTTCGGCTCCGGCAGCACCCGGCGGATTTGGGCGATTTCGGCAAGAATCACCGCGCTGGCCCTGGCGACGTCGTCGCTGACTCCGATCGAGATTATGAGATGAATGCGCCGCGCCTCATAAGCGGTATTGACCACGACCCGGTTCGTATAGAGCTCGCTATTGGGAATCACGACGCGGCGACTGTCATATGTGCGCAGCAGGGTTGCGCGGATCTGAATGTCCTCCACCGTTCCCTCATGCGGGCCGCTGACGATCTGATCGCCGATATGGAATGGCCGCGTCACCAGCAAGAGAATGCCGGCGAGCATGTTCTGGAAGATGTCCTTCGCCGCGAAGCCGACGGCCACGCTGCCGATGCCGAGGGCGCCGAACACGGAAGCGGCGTCGAGCGACGGAAGCACGACGGACAGGGCGATGATGGCGCCGATCAGGTTCACGGCGCCGCGGCCGAGCCTGGAGAAAATCTTGACGATGTGTGGAGGCTGTCCCGAACGGGTCGCGACCCTCGCCACGCCGCGTCCGACGCCCAGGGCGAACAGGTAAACGACGAAATAGACCAAGAGTCCGAAAGCGAGGTTCGGCAGAAATGCGACGAACCCCTGCCAAATGTTCTGAAGCCGCTCCCAGGCCGCGTCCAACTGAAACTCCATGACCAATCCGGGTTCGTCAGGCGATAGAACCCCGAGATGTGGTCGATGTTCCTCGACGCCGCCGACGCGGCTTCCCTGCCGCCATTGCGCCTGCGCTTCTGCGTGAGCGAAACCGCGACGCGTCTATGAACTCGGATCTTTATTCGCGCGGGAATCTTTGTTCGCGCGCGAATCGTCGTCGACCAGCACGTTGTTTTCGAGCGGCGTGATCGCCCTGAGCGTCACAAAAGTGAAGAGCGCGACCGCGACCGCAACGTCGTAGCTGCCGAGACCAACTGCGGCGCCAATAGCGCCTGTGGCCCACAGACTCGCCGCCGTCGCCGTTCCTTTAACCATGGCGCCTTGCTTGAGAATGGCGCCGCCGCCGATGAATCCAATTCCGGTGATGACGCCTTGGATGATTCTCGCCATGCCTTCAGGCGAATTCGACATGTATTGCTCAGCCGCCTGGACAAATCCGCAGGAGGCGAGCGCGACGAGCGGAAAGGTGCGCAGACCTGCGCTGCGCTCCTGTCGCTCCCGATCCCAGCCGATCGGCAGAGCGAGCCCATAGGCGCCGGCAAGCGCCGCGAGATGGGGAAGTATTTGAAATTTGTCCACGTCTACGCCGCTTGCCGCCCCAAGTTTACACAGTAGGCGACGGGGCGGACGTTTCAATAGCCGCCGCAAGCTCTGGATTGACCGGCGCGCTGGCCAATATGGTCCTTATTCGCAACTCGCACCAACGAAGCGATGAGCAGAACGAAATTGGCGATGGCATCGACGGCGGACGGCGCGCGCCTCGCCCAAGCCGCTTGGGACTCGCGGTCGAAGCTCGTCGTCGCGGTGATTGTCGCCTGCGCCGTCGGACTCGCCGCTCGCTTAGGTCCGGGCCTCGGACCTCGCGCGTCTCACATGGCGACGCATATTTTACTGATGAGCGCGCTCGCGCCTTTTCTGGCTGTGCTGTGGATGCGTTTCACATCGGCGCCGGTCCTTGCGACCGGTCGCGCCCTGGCGATCGTCACCCTGGCGCAGCTTGCCCTGCTCTATGCGTGGCATGCGCCGGGGGCGTCCGCCTATGTCGAGCGGCATCCGACCGCGCATCTCCTGATGCACGCGTCGCTGCTGGCGACCGCCCTGCTGTTCTGGCTGGCGATTCTCGGCGATACGGGCGTCGGTCGCTGGCGCGGCGTCGCGGCGCTCGCGATCACCGGCAAGCTTGCTTGCCTTCTTGGCGTGCTGCTTGTGTTCGCGCCGCGCGTTCTCGACGCAAGCGCGGCGAGTTGGGGAGCGACGACGGAGACGACGCTGGCGGATCAGCGCCTTGCCGGTCTGCTGATGCTGGCGGCCTGCCCGGCAAGCTATGTCCTCTCCGGTGTCTCCATCGCCTCGCGGTGGCTTCTTGATATGGAGGACAATCGCTTGCGCGCGCGGACCGATCGCCCGGACGGCGCCTAGAGCGCGCGCCCATGTCCGACGGACCAAGCGACCCGAAGCGTCTTCCAAACGAAACGCCACGGCCGCCGGGCGAGCTTGAAGAGCTTGAGCGGGTTTGGGCCTATCCGCCGGGCTGGCGCAAGATCAGCGAGATCAACAATAGTCTCGTCGGCGTCATCTATATCGGCGCGGCCTTTCTGTTCTTTTTGCTGGCGGGCGTGCTGGCGCTGATCATGCGCGTCCAACTTTCACATGGCGACAATCGTTTCATCGGACAGGATTTCTACAATCAGATCTTCACCGTGCATGGCACGACGATGATGTTCCTTTTCGCCGTGCCGGTGATGGAGGCGCTGAGCGTCATTCTGCTGCCGCAGATGCTCGCCGCGCGCGACCTGCCCTTTCCAAGGCTCAGCGCCTTCGCCGTCTGGGCCTATGTCATCGGCGGCCTCGTGTTCTTCTCGACGATCTTCTACGGGCTCGCGCCGAGCGGCGGCTGGTTCATGTATCCGCCGCTCACGCTGACGAAGTTTTCGCCCGGAGACAACGCCGATTTCTGGCTGCTCGGCATCGGCTTCATCGAAATATCCGCGATCGCCGGCGCGATTGAAATCATCGTCGGGATGCTGCGCACGCGGCCGCCGGGAATGACGCTCGACAAGATGCCGCTCTTCGGCTGGTCGATGCTGGTCTTCGCGGCGATGATCGTCTTCGCCTTCCCCGCCGTGATCCTCGCGACCATGATGCTGGAGATCGAGCGATCCTTCGGCTGGCCGTTCTTCACGGCGGCGCAGGGCGGCGATCCGCTGCTGTGGCAGCATCTCTTCTGGTTCTTCGGGCATCCGGAGGTCTATATCATCTTCCTCCCGGCGGCCGGTCTCGTCTCGATGATCGTGCCGACGATGGCGCAGCGGCCGCTGATCGGCTATCGGCTGATCGTCGTCGCGTTGATCGCCACGGGCTTCTTTAGCTTCGGCCTTTGGGTGCATCACATGTTCAGCACCGGCATACCGGCGCTGAGCCTCGGTTTCTTTTCGGCGGCCAGCATGGCCGTCGCGGTGCCGTCCGGCATTCAAGTCTTTTCGTGGATCGCGACGATCGCCTCCGCGCGCGAGCGATTTAAGATCACAACGCCATCCCTGTTCATCCTCGGATTTCTTTTCATCTTCGCCATCGGCGGTCTGACGGGCGTGATGGTCGCGGTCGTGCCGTTCGATCTTCAGGCGCATGACAGCTACTTCGTGGTCGCGCATTTCCATTACGTCCTCGTCGGCGGCATGGTGTTTCCGCTCTTTGCGACCTTCTATTACTGGGACCCGATGATCAGCCGGAACCGGCTTTCCGAGCGCCTCGGACGCTACGTGTTCTGGCTGATGTTCGTGGGCTTCAACGTCGCCTTTTTCCCCATGCACATCTCCGGTCTCCTAGGCATGCCGCGGCGCGTCTGGACCTATCCAAGCGCCATGGGATGGGATGCGCTGAACATGACGTCGACCGTCGGCGCCTTCATTCTCGCGCTGGGCGTGCTGGTGTTCGTCGTCGATCTCTTCGTCCGCTTCCGGCGCGACTGGGAGACGCAGAGAACGCAGACCAATCCCTGGAGCGCCGGAACGCTGGAGTGGCTGCCGAGCGATCTGTATTCGATGCGCAGCGTTCCGATCGTGACGAGTCGCTATCCGCTTTGGGATCAGCCCAATCTCGCCGAAGACGTCGCGGCGGGCGCCTATTATCTGCCGAACGCCACAACCGGACGGCGCGAGACGATCGTCACCTCGCCCATCGAGGCCCGACCGGAATATCTCCTTGAAATGCCGGGACCCGGCTGGGCGCATATGTTCTCGGCGGTCTTCACGGCCGCCTTCTTTCTGCTGCTGACGGTGAAGGCCGTTGCGATCGCGCTTGTCTGCGGCGCGGTGGCCGTCTTCGCCACGCTCGTCTGGTGCTGGCAGCTCGACCCGCCGCCGCGCGGACGCGTCGAGATCGGCGGCGGGATCAGTCTGCCCACCTATATGTCCGGACCTTCGTCGCACGCCTGGTGGGCGATGATCGTGCTTATTCTCGTCGCCGCTTCGCTCTACATCGCCTTCGTGTTTTCTTACCTCTATCTTTGGACCGTCAGCCCGCAAGTCTGGCCCGTCGCCGGGTCGTCGCCGTTTCCCGAATTGCGTTGGGCGCTAGGCGGCGCATCGCTGATGCTTCTCAGCATTCTTGCATTCAGAATGGCCGACCGCGCACTTCCAAAGCCCGGCTCGATCAGCCTGTCGGCGGCGCTCCTGATGATCGCCGGCGCGCTGTGCCTCATTGGCGGCGTCGGGATGGAGTTGCATGCTCAATGGCAATCTGGCCTGCGGCCGTGGGAAAATTCCTACGGCGCGATGGTGTATTTGGAAGTTGTCTTGACTGGGCAGCTCGTGGCGACTGTCGCGGTGATGACGGGATTCGCCCTGGCGCGTCTCTTCACGGGGAAACTGGATGCGCAGCGGCGCGTATCATTCGAAAGTGCGGCGCTGCTGGCGTACTACACAGCCGCGCAAGGGCTTCTCGGATTTCTGCTCCTTTATGGCTTTCCGCGAATGCTGGAGTAGGCGATGTCGCGTGCAAGCAAGGCTGAGCGTTCTCGCTGGTCGCTGACGACGATCATCGGCTTTCTGCTCGCCGGTCCGATCGTCTGGGGCCTGCATTTTCTTTTCGTCTATGGCGGGCACACGCTGATGTGCGTGCTCGGCTGGTCCAGCGAGCCGCAAATCATACGGGCGACGGTGATCGTGGCGGGCGGGTTCGCGCTCGCGCTTCTGGTTTTCATCGCGCGTGGGGCGCGCCGCTGGCGCCGCTATGTGGTCGAGAGCGGCGGCGACTTGGCCGAGTCAGCGGAATTCCAAATGAATGCGACGTTGCTGCTGATGCTGCTGTCGAGCGCCGGCGTGATATGGTCGAGCCTTGCGGCTTTCTTTATCGCGCCCTGCCAGACGCTGCGTTGACGTCGCCGAGATCGTAAAAGGTGCGGCGGAATGGCCCCGCAGCCGTCGCGCCTGAGCACGCCGGCGCTGACGCGCTGGCCGTTGCGACAAAGGCGCGGCGCATCTCGCGCATTTCGCGCGCGCGCCAGACTCTCAGCGGGGCCTGTCGGCCTAGGCCGCTCGCGCCCCCGCCGACGTCCAGTTCCGGACTCTAGGCCGCAGGCTTCGCCTGTTCGGCGACCTTGACCGGAAGCTGCGTCCGAATCGCCTCGACGATCCTTTGAACGGAGGCGTCGGCCTCACTGGCGCGCTTCTCCGCCGCGATCGCCCGCTGCTCCATCGCCGCGAGTTCGGCCTGCCGCGCCGCGAGCTGCGACTGCACCCCATCGAGATCTTTCCGCGTCTGAATGAGCGCCGCGGAGAGTTCGGCGGCTTCCGACTCGGATTTGCGCAACGCGGCTTCGGCGCGATCGCCGCGGTCTTCCGCGCGCTCCAGCTTCTCTCTCACCGCATTGGCGGCGCTATGCGCGCGCGCCACCGCCTGAGCAGACTGCTTTTCGAGCTCTTTGATCGCCGCGGCGGCCTGGGACACGAGGTCCAGCGCCGCCGTAGCGTCGTCAGTGGCGCGCAGCCGCTGACGGACAGGAAAGTTCGGGGCTGGCGGCGCCAGCGGCCTGTTGTCCCCTCTCGGGATGATTTCGTCC of Methylocystis sp. SC2 contains these proteins:
- a CDS encoding methyltransferase regulatory domain-containing protein, which gives rise to MTTHFGTAVQAAIARNAASYDDLPYVSHPFPQTHPARLGAVARIFKLTAPDLSRARVLELGCAAGGNLIPLAARHPDAYFLGVDLSQRQIEEGQQRIAALGLSNVNLRRQSLTDLRSKDGGFDYIICHGVYSWVPEQVRDAILRIARENLAPHGVAFVSYNVQPGWRLRQTLRDALGLHVGPHGSLRERVARAREMLSFLEQNTPAETTWGAIFRAEAANLRMADDSYIGHEFLEDCNEPCSFSEFMASAGGHGLAYLGEAALSTMMPENMNPAAAPLLRALAGDNQVSLEQHMDIFTGRTFRQSLLIHKERESKCVRKIMPDALAGLHFLARTDFGFSREEGGNAFFADGTGAWFSTQDPGVRKAMDALAARLPDSSSIDEIVAAMEVRGASVDEATRSRIADAFMRMTLVGLLTGSTEPMRIARALSAKPLACPMLRADAAAGVLHSANLRHEPIRLDIVAQLVTPLLDGGNDRDALIASTIAAADAGRVTFQRAGQTVVDPADIAVCAAEHVDRVLGHLQSNACLLA
- a CDS encoding AI-2E family transporter — encoded protein: MDQSQQAQQATQTRLLAIVAFFIVAFALRQTYPVTMPLAAASVVIAAVWPVKPWLQRYVPETLSNIGTILVLLAVLAAFAGAISFSVAQIGQAFGENSEKLQQLYDRMSGWVQSWGGSLGGFGGYSRMIDLAQKALTSVYNVIAYIGVIGVLVAFGLPEVTLLRKKIGQQLGGRERRELVDAVDSTAVKIRQYLWVATLTSTITGVATLVWSLVLGLDLAMVWALLNFLLNYIPVIGNIIGILPPTLYAIMQYDGWTMAAITFLGFSAIQIVISNVVTPMLQGQRLSLTPMAILVSLSVWTWIWGIAGAFIAVPLTSALIILCQHFPSVRWIATLLSDDQAESAASPEQSEMAARRSMG
- a CDS encoding mechanosensitive ion channel family protein, which encodes MEFQLDAAWERLQNIWQGFVAFLPNLAFGLLVYFVVYLFALGVGRGVARVATRSGQPPHIVKIFSRLGRGAVNLIGAIIALSVVLPSLDAASVFGALGIGSVAVGFAAKDIFQNMLAGILLLVTRPFHIGDQIVSGPHEGTVEDIQIRATLLRTYDSRRVVIPNSELYTNRVVVNTAYEARRIHLIISIGVSDDVARASAVILAEIAQIRRVLPEPKPAVLFQGLGDFGVNLEVRYWIQPTIMREVVESTDEVYRAIAPALTAAGVDMPFPTYQILFHDQTEETDGERGRQREGWPAPKEAPAPRKQRREQAPAPARTGGLFHSG
- a CDS encoding MgtC/SapB family protein; its protein translation is MDKFQILPHLAALAGAYGLALPIGWDRERQERSAGLRTFPLVALASCGFVQAAEQYMSNSPEGMARIIQGVITGIGFIGGGAILKQGAMVKGTATAASLWATGAIGAAVGLGSYDVAVAVALFTFVTLRAITPLENNVLVDDDSRANKDSRANKDPSS
- a CDS encoding cytochrome c oxidase assembly protein, producing MASTADGARLAQAAWDSRSKLVVAVIVACAVGLAARLGPGLGPRASHMATHILLMSALAPFLAVLWMRFTSAPVLATGRALAIVTLAQLALLYAWHAPGASAYVERHPTAHLLMHASLLATALLFWLAILGDTGVGRWRGVAALAITGKLACLLGVLLVFAPRVLDASAASWGATTETTLADQRLAGLLMLAACPASYVLSGVSIASRWLLDMEDNRLRARTDRPDGA
- the ctaD gene encoding cytochrome c oxidase subunit I — translated: MSDGPSDPKRLPNETPRPPGELEELERVWAYPPGWRKISEINNSLVGVIYIGAAFLFFLLAGVLALIMRVQLSHGDNRFIGQDFYNQIFTVHGTTMMFLFAVPVMEALSVILLPQMLAARDLPFPRLSAFAVWAYVIGGLVFFSTIFYGLAPSGGWFMYPPLTLTKFSPGDNADFWLLGIGFIEISAIAGAIEIIVGMLRTRPPGMTLDKMPLFGWSMLVFAAMIVFAFPAVILATMMLEIERSFGWPFFTAAQGGDPLLWQHLFWFFGHPEVYIIFLPAAGLVSMIVPTMAQRPLIGYRLIVVALIATGFFSFGLWVHHMFSTGIPALSLGFFSAASMAVAVPSGIQVFSWIATIASARERFKITTPSLFILGFLFIFAIGGLTGVMVAVVPFDLQAHDSYFVVAHFHYVLVGGMVFPLFATFYYWDPMISRNRLSERLGRYVFWLMFVGFNVAFFPMHISGLLGMPRRVWTYPSAMGWDALNMTSTVGAFILALGVLVFVVDLFVRFRRDWETQRTQTNPWSAGTLEWLPSDLYSMRSVPIVTSRYPLWDQPNLAEDVAAGAYYLPNATTGRRETIVTSPIEARPEYLLEMPGPGWAHMFSAVFTAAFFLLLTVKAVAIALVCGAVAVFATLVWCWQLDPPPRGRVEIGGGISLPTYMSGPSSHAWWAMIVLILVAASLYIAFVFSYLYLWTVSPQVWPVAGSSPFPELRWALGGASLMLLSILAFRMADRALPKPGSISLSAALLMIAGALCLIGGVGMELHAQWQSGLRPWENSYGAMVYLEVVLTGQLVATVAVMTGFALARLFTGKLDAQRRVSFESAALLAYYTAAQGLLGFLLLYGFPRMLE